The genomic stretch TTGTAACTAAAGACTACCAAAGCGCGGTTGATCTGATTCAACTGCGCATTGATAATCCGATCAGTGAGATTGATTCTCTGCGGGCTGTGTTGGATTTGGAAATTGTCCTGCAGCTTGCTGCGATGGAGGAGACGAAGAAACCAATCACAACGATTTATACACAGTATAATTATCCGGATATTCAGGTGTTTAATGCAAAACATGAAGAGCATTGGACATTGCTCTATGAGCTCATGGCTAAAAAAAGATTTCCTGAAATCCCAATACCACTGAAACCATTGATTACTTCGAACTATCCCAATCCTTTCAACCCATCTACCATGATAACCTTCAGCATTCCCAAAGCCGGAAAAGTGAATCTCTCCATTTATAACATAAGGGGACAGAAAGTAAGACAATTGATTGATTCTGACCTTGTTAGAGGACATCACAAAATTATCTGGGATGGCAAGGATAACAACAACCGTTTCGTTGGTTCCGGATTGTATTTCATTAGACTCGAAGCAGATAAAAAGGCCAATATCCGCAAGGTTATGCTGATGAAATAGGATCAAACGACTATCGGTGAAGGGGTTGCGTGTAAACAGCAGCCCCTTCTTCGTTCAATTCAGTTTCTATTTACCAGGGGTTCAAGTGAGAGTAACGATGCGGACTACTATTCAGGATTACTATGCTTGGCATTGAACACATAACAATCACGGGGCTGCATTATTTGCCTGCGTTGTAATGCACTGATACAGGGGTCAGATACTGAAAAGCGGGGTATTCTGATACTGGCTTGCCACAAAGAGTTTGGCATCGCTGCGGACGCTCGTCAGATAGTTCTGCATCGTTTCATAAGCGAGCGCGGGATCATTGTTGATTTCGCTGAGGTGCGCGAGGATGATGTGCTTGAGTTCATAATGCAGGACTTGGCTGACCACTCCCACCGCCTGGATGTTTGACAAGTGTCCCCGTGTGCTTTTAATCCGCTGTTTGAGCGGCCAATCGTATGGTCCTTCCATCAGCATGCGTTCGTCGTGATTGCTTTCGAGAACGAGAGAGCTGCAGTTTTTAAGTTTGGCGATGCAAAGCTGCGTCGGAAAGCCCAAATCCATCGCCACTCCAAGCTTGAGGTCGCTGCAGTCGTCTTTGCTGAAAGTGAAATTGCAACTGTCCGCAGCATCATGTGAAGAGGAAAAAGGGTGAACGACGATGTCTCCCACATAAAATGATTCACCGGTCTCGAAAAAGCAGGTCGGGACGCTCAGGCTGCCCAATTTGTGCGCGCAGTATTCATGAGTTTCCTCGTTTAGATAGATCGGCACTTTGAGCAGGCGGGAAAGGGCTCCGGCGCTTCTGGTATGATCCGAATGTTCGTGGCTGACGATGATCGCTTTGATCTCATGACGCGAAACACCCAAGGTTTCCATCGCTGCAAAGAGCTTCTTTGCCGAGACTCCGGCATCAAGCAGCAAGGCTGAGTTTTCTGTGCGAACGAGGACGCTGTTTCCCTTCGATCCGCTTACCAGCACGGAGGTTTGGAACATCTATCAGAACTTGGTCAATTTGTAATAGCGGTTGTTGATCTTGTCAAATTCCGTCCAGGACGCGTTTTCCGGTGCGGCTTCGATCAATTGAGCGACTCCGACGCTTTGAGCATCGAGGTTGTCGCAAAGATGCAGGACTGTGGCTTCCAGGGTCTGTGGCAAACGCACGGATGCTTTTTCATATTCGCCATGATGGGAGAGCACCAAATGTCTCAAATGGATGAGCAGTTCATCGGGGAAACCGAGAATCAACTTTGAATGATCGCAGAGCAATTGATCCGAGAGACTTAAATGCCCGATCAATCTGCCAATATCGGTGAAATCGATCGGAGGCTTGCCAGTGTATTCCATCACCTTGGCGACGTCGTGCAAAAGGGCTCCGCTGAGTAAAAGATCATAATTGACGGGATACATGGTAGAGACAAAATCGCAGAGCGAAGCCACGGAGATGGTGTGTTCGATCAAGCCGTGGATATAGTTGTGATGCCAGGACTTGGCAGCCGGCGCCATCAGATAGCGGGCAAAGAAATCCTTGTCCCCGAAGATCGAGCGCAGCAACTGATTCAGAAATGGGTTTTCAACCTTGTCCACGATGGCAAAGAAACGCTCCGCCAAGGTGTCCGGATCGATCTTGCTGCGGGTGAGGAAGTCCTCGAGGTTATATTCCGAGTGATCGGCAAAACGCAGCTTTGCGATAGTTAACTGTATCTGTCCCTTATAGTTCTGCACCGAGCCTTTAATCTTGAGGACGTCGCCTTCGGAGAAACCTTCCGCTTCCTTTTGCGCGTCCTTCCACACATAACCTATCGTGCTTCCGCTGCGATCCTGAAGTCTGAGCCTCAAAAACCAATCTTTCTTGCCTTCGCGCAAGTCTTTTTCCGCAACCAGATAGAAACCGACGATCTCCTGACCGACGATTTGTTGTAAATCCTGTATCTTGACGTTTTCCATGTTTATCACTTTATCATGCTAATTTTTCGGTTGATCTCCCGCTTGCCCCGGGCGTCGGAGTATTCGACGCGAATGAGATAGATTCCGGAGGTGGGAAAAAGGGATGAAGGTATGCTTTGCGATGCGCCCATCATCGGCTCGCCAAAGAGTTTTTGCCCGCGCAGGTTGTAAATGCTATAGG from Candidatus Cloacimonadaceae bacterium encodes the following:
- a CDS encoding MBL fold metallo-hydrolase; amino-acid sequence: MFQTSVLVSGSKGNSVLVRTENSALLLDAGVSAKKLFAAMETLGVSRHEIKAIIVSHEHSDHTRSAGALSRLLKVPIYLNEETHEYCAHKLGSLSVPTCFFETGESFYVGDIVVHPFSSSHDAADSCNFTFSKDDCSDLKLGVAMDLGFPTQLCIAKLKNCSSLVLESNHDERMLMEGPYDWPLKQRIKSTRGHLSNIQAVGVVSQVLHYELKHIILAHLSEINNDPALAYETMQNYLTSVRSDAKLFVASQYQNTPLFSI
- a CDS encoding OB-fold nucleic acid binding domain-containing protein, with product MENVKIQDLQQIVGQEIVGFYLVAEKDLREGKKDWFLRLRLQDRSGSTIGYVWKDAQKEAEGFSEGDVLKIKGSVQNYKGQIQLTIAKLRFADHSEYNLEDFLTRSKIDPDTLAERFFAIVDKVENPFLNQLLRSIFGDKDFFARYLMAPAAKSWHHNYIHGLIEHTISVASLCDFVSTMYPVNYDLLLSGALLHDVAKVMEYTGKPPIDFTDIGRLIGHLSLSDQLLCDHSKLILGFPDELLIHLRHLVLSHHGEYEKASVRLPQTLEATVLHLCDNLDAQSVGVAQLIEAAPENASWTEFDKINNRYYKLTKF